GTTCCGGCGCGCCGGCTGGCGGACGGTGGCGGTGCCGCGGGCTCACCTCCTGCACTACGAGTCGTCGAGCGCGGGGCGCAACTCTCCGCTCAAGACGTACTTCCAGGTGCGGAACAACCTGGCCTTCGTGGACGAGTGGGTGCCGGCGGACCAGCGCCGGGCCGTGGGGCGCCGCTTCCGCTTGAAGCTGGTGAAGCTGGCGGCCAAAGCCGTCCTCGCCCGCTCCGCGCCCCAGCTCGGGGCGATCATCGCCGGCTACCGCGACCATGCCGCGGGCCGCATGGACAACCCCGGACGCCGGTTCTGACGGCGATGGAGGGCGCAGCGTTGGAGGCCGTGCAAGCAGCAGCGAGGGAAAAACGGGCGGTGGATGCCGCGCGCGCGCCGGTGGTGACGGCTATCGTGCTCAACTGGTGTGGCGAGGCCGACACCGCCGCCTGCCTGCGCTCGCTCGCAGCGGGCGACTACCCGGCGCTGCGCGTGCTGCTGGTGGACAACGGCTCGCCCGACGGCTCGGGCGACGAGCTGCACGCGGCGTTCCCGGAGACGCCATACCTCCAGACCGGCACCAACCTGGGGTACACCGGCGGCAACAATCGGGGGATGGAGCGCGCGCTGGAGGACGGATGCGACTACGTGCTCGTCCTCAACAACGACACCGTCGCAGAGCCGGACTGCGTCTCCCGCCTGGTCGCCGCCGCGCGCTCGCGGCCGAAGGTCGGCGCGGTGGGGCCGAAGATCCTGTACGCCGACGAGCCGGACCGCATCTGGTTCGCGGGGGGCGACCTGTCGCGCACCCGTGCGCTGGGCACGCATCGCCGCGAGGGCGA
The Longimicrobiaceae bacterium genome window above contains:
- a CDS encoding glycosyltransferase family 2 protein is translated as MDAARAPVVTAIVLNWCGEADTAACLRSLAAGDYPALRVLLVDNGSPDGSGDELHAAFPETPYLQTGTNLGYTGGNNRGMERALEDGCDYVLVLNNDTVAEPDCVSRLVAAARSRPKVGAVGPKILYADEPDRIWFAGGDLSRTRALGTHRREGERDDVPDPAAAGPEEVTFLTGCCLLIPADVVREVGGFEEDFFAYAEDVDLSLRLAERGYSLLYEPRARLLHRISPTEQPSPFGIRHATRNRRRLARRRFTAAQRVRFALFFYPTRLIRAAGYLLSGDRPRARAVWDGAVGR